The Anguilla anguilla isolate fAngAng1 chromosome 2, fAngAng1.pri, whole genome shotgun sequence genome contains the following window.
GGGTGGTGCGGTCCTCAAGCGCCGGGAATCGGCACTCTTCGTCCGACCGGTTCCCCTGCAAAAGGTCTCCCCTTGATCAGCTCGCGGCTCTGGTACTTCACGGCCAGACGTGCTCCAGCCATATGGCACAGGAGACCGGCCAGGATAAGTTGTGCTCCACCAAACCGCAGAACTGCAGGCGCATAGTGGTGCTGGGCGCTCCGAAAGTGGGGAAGACATCCATCCTTCGGCGGTTCCTGCGGGACGGGTTTGAGGAGCAGTATCAGCCAACTTCTGAGGACTTCCACAGGAAACTCTACCAGATTCGGGGGGAGACCTACCAGATAGACATCCTGGATGCGTCCGGGGAACGAGCTTTCCCTGCCAAACGCAGACTATCGATCTTAACAGGTGTGCAGTGCGAGCGCGTCTCATTTTATGGAGAGTACACTCTCACTGTAATTTGCGTTTAGCAAGGACatgtttctctcttttaaaaaaaagagatacatTTGAacaattttgcttttcaaattcGAGTACTAGGCCTATATAGTATGTATACATATTCTGGATATTGAAAATTGTTTGTTAAAACGATATATGTAATGCATGAGTCCCAGACTGTGATAATTCACCTATTGCACGGATGTCGGTTTATTCTAAACTCAGATTGTGTTTTGCAGGCGACATTTTTCTCCTGGTTTTCAGCGTGGATGACAGAGGCTCTTTCGACGAAGTGCGCGCGCTGCGCAAAGAGATCATCGCGGCCAAAAGTAAACTCCTGAAATCCAAAGAGAACGCCCGCGTGCCCACCGTAATCTGCGCGAACAAAGTGGACTTGGCACCGGAGGAGAGAGCCGTCAGTCGGGCGGAGGTTCGTCAAGAGTTCGGGGAAGAATGTCCTTTTTTCGAGACCTCCGCCAAAGACAGCATCAATCTGGAAGAGGTTTTCGAAGCCCTGGCGAAGCGAGGTGGACTGCCGACGGAGACCGGGCCATCCCAGCACCGCAAGATCTCCATCCGCTCGTACCAAGCGTTGCGCTCCGATCGGACTGCAAATAGAGGAGTCACACACGAGATTCCCTGCGGCGCGTTGTACCCGCTGGCTCGTCGGCCTAGCTTCAGTACAGATCTCCGCAAAGTACTCGGACCCAGCACTTCGCGGAAAGGGGGGAAATCTCTTGAGAAATGTCAGATTCAATGATAGGAGTATACTTTATTCTTAATAATCCGTGTATAGTCTGTAAAAGCAAAACGAATGTTGATATGTTTATTTCCACAGCGTTTAGCCTTGAGATAGCAGAATTTCGCACGGATTAATCAAGCATCGTTTGACATTAAAAGGTGAAgaaagaattaaataaaacatgcaaaatatttATGTCAAGGCTGCTGGCTGGACCAGTGCATTGTAAATAGCCTTCAATGTAAATAGGCTACTAATCGAATGACTTCGGCGGTGTAAATGTTAGATTCATATAGTATTTccgatttttaaaataaaaaacaaacaattcagtgcgtgtgtctgtgaatttataattattatttttatttgttgaatcCTTTTACAAACTTACTACCTATTTTGGTAACCTTCCCGACTCCTCATagagaatttaaatgaaaaaaaaaaaaacgctgaaTCTCTTTCCTCAGCAAATTCAAGCCATTCATGGAGACAGGAAACAAGTGGGTGTTTGTTGAGTCAAGCATTCAAACCTGTGCGCTTTCTGTTGCGTAACACACGCCTGCAGACTAGAATGCGCAACAGGTATACGCGTAAAGTAGCGTTACCTCGCGCTTCTCCCTGCAAAAGCTTGAGTGGAATAATGGTTGGCATATGGTTTCTGAACTACCTTAAACCAACCTTCATTTTAGTTTGAATAAACTGTcgtttatttttctctgaaaagTTTGATGTATGGTGATGATAGACTATttctaattgattttttttttgtcagctggGATGACAGACTAGTAGGTTGTGTTGGCTAGGAACTGGTTGGGGTACACTCCAGGCAAGAGCAGGTGTGCAGTTGGACATAGCTAGGGGCTAACGACAGGACATTTAATGACAACCCCTTTCTCGGAggcttaaatgaaatgaaatatccATATAACGCTGCTTGGTTGTATTAGTACAAAAGGTTTGTTAAACATTTCATTAGATTAGTGAGCAAAAAAACATGATACATGCACAtggtagaaaataaaataatcttggTGAGActcaacacttttttttgcagaagaaATTGTGATTGGTTCATGTATCTATCATATCCGCGTGAGGTCTTTAACAGATCCTCCATCAAAGTTCACTTTCTTGAATTTCTGTACTAAAATGCTGTCCAGAAATTGAGAAAAAGAAGACATTTCTTTAAACAAAGGCGGAACTTTTGTGCCCTACATGGCAACAGAAACAACATCATAAGGGTGAGCCTTGCACTATACTGACACCTAGAGGGCGAACTTAATTCAAAATTTAGCAAGGCTTTTCTGTAATTTGGCATGGCTGAATAGAAGATCATGAGGTATTGTCTGGgcgttagggttgggggggtaaCCACCCCCACCGAGTGTACATTAAACTTGGTGGGGGTGAACTGGGGAAAGCAGTAGTTGTCATTGTGGACGAGGTGATTGCAATCACAGGCCTTGCTAATGCTGGAGGATTTTACCCTGTTAATTGCCACATTAAGTGGGTTTTTATTCAGAGAGTTTTTATATTAAGAGGGGTTTATTCAACatggcaagcacacacactcactcactcgcgcacacacacacactcactcatacatactctctcacacacacgctcattcactcatacacactcactcgcgcacacacacacactcactcatacatactctctcacacacacgcacattcactcatacacactcactctcactcacacaaacgtacacacaagcacacacactcactggcgcacacacacacactcactcatacatactctctcacacacacgcacattcactcatacacactcactctcacacacacaaacacacacactctcactcacacaaacatacacacatgcacacacacacaccctcactctcacacacactcacacacacacacatacacatgcacaagcacacatatattcacacacatatatacatgcactcacactcacccacatgaacacacacacacgcatctacacacacacagtgatgaaaaagtaatttcaatATTTACTAATGGCCTTCTCCGTAATTAGACAGAAATAGGTAATCTCATACATCTAGGAGTTAAGGTCTGATATCATCTCTTCTTTGGCAGGTATTCAAACCTGGCCATTGTGTGAGGATGCTTGCTGATTTGATTTCACTGAGGCTCACAGTGAATAGCAATTTGTCCTTGCTTACTTGATGGGTATTCATCACCATCTCCCACAGatggaacattttcttttcttttttccttgttaTGCTCCATCTTTGTAAGAGGTACTGCACAAAATTACCTTCGGAACACTTCCATAGCAACCATTCACAGCTCAGCATTAAGTGTTTAAAATCTAGGATGGAGGCTGACAGCTGTTTCAGGTGTCCTTCTTTCTACATAAAAAGTGGGTAGATTTTATCCATTCCGCCCTTCATTTATTGCTCTGTTCAGTGTCCTTCCTTCCTTTACAATCGGTCCAGTGGCTGAGTCACAGAATGATATGCTTTGTGAGGTGCATTCAACTGGAACTAAAAAGTTTGAACTTTGCAGATGTCCTCTCATCCTGCCTCATGCTATgccagaacaaaaaataaacctcAAAGAGATATCCACCAGGTCGCCGTGGCCAACATCGAAAACATGCCTTTTATTTTTGACACGTCGAACAACAGCTCTCTCAGGAACAcgatttcagtgttttagtgcTCTGAGGTGTTTAATCATGACTATTATGagtataatgataataatctattaattaaaataacccTGATATCAACCTAGGACTGGGTATTGATTCACACACTGatatactttttatatttaatcttttttgtaTAAGAGAAATGCAAAACCGTTATGATGGAATGGGCTTTGGTGTACTATGCAAGATTTTTCTCCTTGcagtggtcctgtgtttacaatcaaagaagcaTCCTTCTCCATCCATAACCCTGACCACTCATCTCCACTTTTAgatttttatctgttttatatcatttaccatttatctGTTTCAATTTATTACATTGCAAATGTTCGATAGCTGTCGGCATTGAGGTAAAGCAATTTCAAGGTTGACTCCAGTTTTTTGAACGATCCCTGTCGGACAGTCATTTCACTTCACTGTAGCAGAGCTGCATTTGTGCTTCTTCATTTCCACcattgcagtagctagctagctacaaacacTCTGCTGAAACCTGTGACCACACCCACCCTTCCCCCACGTAGAGAAGTGTCACGCTCAGAGAAGTCCCGAACACGTCGGATTCAGCCAATGTGCGCAACTGCCAATACACCATAGGTATGACTGAATATGGTTATTTTATATGTTCAagctaaaaatcctgcatattaTGCCTTGCCTTTAAAGCTTTTAATTATGTCTGAGAGAGAAGCAAACAACTTATCCAGTAGAAGtttgaacagaaataatataatcCACAGTTCCACATAAAAAGAAAGGTCTAGAGCCGTACCAGAACTAGACTAACAGTTGAGACcctgggttttggggggggggtgtccgcAGACTTCCGGGGGTTCTTGAGGGTACAGCGAAGGGTCCCTAGCCAGATATGCAGAGACTATATATAGATTTggaaaactgtttaaaaatataaaacctttttttttaaatagagatcattttataaaatacattttcggGCCGACCATAGGAGTATGGGTTCTGGTTCCTTCTGAGGTTTCTTTCTATCTGTTACAatgagtttttccttgccactgttgccttaagcttgctcctgtgggggttttgGCCAGGGTTATCTGTGAATTGCgataattatttgtgaaatgcgctatataaatacattttgatttgatttgatttgatttgaaatacaacCATTCTTAACTTATGATGGGGGTCCCTGATTGCCTTTAAGCCTGCATGGGGGTAACTGGTTGCCTTTCAGCCTGAGTGGGGTCCCTGGTCTAGACTGTTTTGCCCATATTTGAATACCTGATATGTTGACATTGGTTTAGATTACCAACCGCGAAGAGTTCTACAGGTAAAATTCTGAGAACCAGAGAGAAACCTCATCTACTTGTGATTTGCAGTGATTTACTTTTCTAATGAATAAAAGGATCAGATAATGGTGATcatcctatttttttttacacttgcgACTAGCTACACCAGAGGTTTTAAAACCATGCCCTTCCAACATTGCAGAAAAATATCAcgactctctctcacagacctgCAGACACTTAaacagttcaaaaaaaaaaaaaaaaaaaactcccatccACCTGCCACGTTTCTGCCCAGCCACAGTCATAATTACAAACAGAGGCAGTTAATCACATCAGGAGCTCTATAGTTAGCTTTTTGTTGTTCTATTTCTGGCTCACGCAGCAGGGTGGGACAGGGGGAGCTGGCCAGTATCtatttagagtgtgtgtgtgtgtgtgtgtgtgtgtgtgtggggtgggggggggggggggcattcagcATTCAGACAGGGGTTCAGCAAGGgtgggtacggggggggggggttctatcTGTTTCTACATTTTCCCATAAAGCtctggttttaattatttattcaggcTAATACAGTTATATCAGTGTCGGTCTATGTAGGTAACTAACAAATGGAGACAAACAAACGCCTGCATGTACACCAGCCCTCCAGCAGCAGAACTGGCCATCTTAGCGATAGAGGGAAGACGCGGTGTCATAGTGGGATGAATACAGAGggggaaaatccaggttcagaaagaaAAACTCCTCCCCAGTATATTTCTCCAATTACATAAATTTGCTAATTAGAACAATTAATCAGTCAGGAagcagaactaattagtgaaatcagctttgtgagttcatgggtggaagaagcACACGGCATGGGAAGaagaagggggcccacagagactgcgtTTGCACAGGCGCCAAAATTTCCACAGGCCCAAGACATTGGCCTGGTTGTCCATTTAgatcagggatctcaaactcaaggTCTGCAGCACTGCAGTGGCTTCTGGTTTTCAGTGCGTTTCTGTGTTCACATGCTGAAACCCACAGACAGGccaaagcagggctgcccaaccctgttactGGGGGTCTACCATcctttatgttttcatttcgaCTCTAACAAAGTGCACCtaattcaacagctagatatcatgctgagctgctaattattagAGTCTGGTGTCAGGCCAAATTAGGgttcaaatgaaaacctaca
Protein-coding sequences here:
- the si:dkey-27j5.5 gene encoding GTP-binding protein Rhes; the encoded protein is MEAKRPEQNNFSVKGTADMSCSCVDPVVRRGCAYSAGQLSGGRAVCSGSSQVLLEYKSATQHLASSGVKVSTISKAGMGILKMATSHWRLQEKKARVVRSSSAGNRHSSSDRFPCKRSPLDQLAALVLHGQTCSSHMAQETGQDKLCSTKPQNCRRIVVLGAPKVGKTSILRRFLRDGFEEQYQPTSEDFHRKLYQIRGETYQIDILDASGERAFPAKRRLSILTGDIFLLVFSVDDRGSFDEVRALRKEIIAAKSKLLKSKENARVPTVICANKVDLAPEERAVSRAEVRQEFGEECPFFETSAKDSINLEEVFEALAKRGGLPTETGPSQHRKISIRSYQALRSDRTANRGVTHEIPCGALYPLARRPSFSTDLRKVLGPSTSRKGGKSLEKCQIQ